The genomic DNA TGGCCTTTGCTGTGAACAATTCAATGCCCTACAAAAAAAGACATGATACTGAAATGCAAGAAGAACAATTCAAACACTGTAATGGAGTTATCAAGTTCAGTAAAGATTATATCATAACAAAATGCAATAACAAGAGGGGTTTAGATAATCATCAGCTTCAGTCAGTAATGAAAAATGTATTCCATTGAAACAATAAATTGCTCATAGTTCACATTTCTAATCCTCGAACATGATGCAATGGCTGAGACATCAACTCATGAAGAGAACCGATcggtatttttttcaatatttattaagaATAGTTAGCCAATAGAAAAACAATAGAGCAGACCTCTGCAGGCCAAAATTTCAGCACTTTGTGAGTTACATCTCAAAATTCCATGTGCTTTCAGCTACTAACTTTGGAACCATATTTTTTTCCGCCAAATTCATAGATGCAGATATCTGCAGAAAAgaagaatttcaaaatttgcaaTAAAGTATATCATAGCTCATCAAGCCAACCAATATATCTAATGAAAAGCCATAATTAGACATCTTTATAGTAAATTGGcatgaaaaattctaaaatctgaaaatacactaaaaattaaaagtacaGGTACTCAATAATGAAGAGACACAAAGCATAGTTTCATGAAAATTTCAAACACCGACATAAGAGTCCCTACATCTTTAGCATTTCACAAATGGAAGCTGCCATGAAGGTGCTTCTGCAAATTAAATAGGTATCAGTGAACATGATAGATATAGAAATGGTTACTATCCAGAATACTAGCATATCTACGACAGATAAGAGACATTGATGTCATCAGGGTAAGATATATCAGTTTTTGGTACAGAAGAAGATTTTAATTACAAAGTACACCATTTGCTTGATACTGGTAGGCCGGCAGCAGTGGTTAAAACTAAATAGTGATGCGCCATAGGAAAATATACACTGaaaagttgatatatataatgacaTCAAAAACTCATCCCTTGTTTAGCttatttgattagaaaatatttttgtgtaGCTAGTTTCAATTCCTCCAACTAATCACAAAATCCAATCATAAGATCATAATTCATTTATTCCTTCACATGCAACAGTGAATTTACAAAATTAAGAATACTGTGTCCTAaccaaaatttcaattttaataagTTAAAGACAAGTTAGTCAGCAGACAAAATCCAATGCTTCAGCAACAAAAAAGTTGTCTAAGCCTTCACATGGCTCTCTAGATTAAGCCTTCACATGGCTCTGCCATCAAGCATCACTATGGTGCAGATCATGTAGTGGGAGTGCACATATATTATGTCTCCATAAAAAGGGATTACCTGAAGAAAAAGTCCCACTTGCCTCTTTAAACATAGAACATCATTTTAGACCACCATTTACTGTTGCTGATCATAATATAACATTTATGTTTTCTATGTGAAATGCTTTTAAAGGACCTGTTTGCAGCTTGCAAAGGCTCTGCTCTAGAGTGGATTTCAGCTTTAGTATAACTCCATAAAACTAAGTACTAATAGATATTCCTCAACACTGTCTTAGGGATATATGTAGAATAAATTTCTCATAGCCAGTGGATGGTTGATTTATCAAACTTGCTGCAAAGGCTTCCCACAGCCCTAGTATCAATTGTCACCAATTTTTCTCCCTAAAATTGAGCACAAATTATAGTTCAAGGAAGCAAGATCTTCTCATACTATTGAGCAATTCTAAACTATACAACTAAAAATGCATCAACTTATAAATACTGTGAACTATGGAAATCAAAAGATTCCTCTAGTTGAAGCGACCGATGACAAGCAGCTTAAAGTACTAGAAATTCACTTGAGAGAACATATATGATTCAAAGCAGACAAAATATCCCACTTTTCTCCCCCAAGAATTGAATCAAATAGATACCTTgaagaatgaacaaaaagttCACCAACTTATATTACTTATCCACATCACAAACTATGCAGGTCAAAATGCTAGAGGCTTGTTTGTGTTAGAATTCACTAGAGATTATATAGCCATCAAAAGCAGacgaaaaaaaaattccatcttTTTCCAGAGAATTGGATCAAAAGATACCTTGAATGATCCATTGATCTGAGAGTCACGATTCCACTCAACGCCAAGCAACTTGGCCGACGTCTGGTACGTTGCTTTCGCTGAATCCCCACCTTCGAACTTCCTCGACACTGCGAAGTCCCAAGCATTCTTCGAGAAATCATAGCACTGCTCGAACACCGTTCGGCGGAGCTCCCCATGTGCGTATGCGTACTTCACCCTGCAATTCCCCGACCCAAAGACATAGTTCACCGATACCTTGTTGGCCGGATCGAAGGTCATCGAGCCATCGAGCGCCGTCCGGTTGTCCCCGCGAGCGTGAGTATAGGTGAGGCTAACCGGCTTCTCCATCACCCTCACCGTGTTCATGAACTGGAATCTCACATCCTGCGAGCTGGAAAAGATCATTAGCCAAAAATCACCGAGCTTAAACCTTAAATCCACATCCAGGAATGGGGACGCCGACCTTCTTGGGGATGTTGAAATCGACGAGGAAAGCGGAGGGCTTTTCGATGGAGAGAGCAAGGCCATGGAGTGAGGGGGCGTTGAGGAGGGTGGCATCGGTGATGGAGGCCTTGAGGCGGAGATCGCCGGTGGTGAAGGATACGGTAGCGGCAGAGGAGCTCTTCTGGCCCTCGTACCGTCCCTTCACCGTCGCCTTCATCTCGATCTCTCGCTTCTCGCCGGAGCTCTTCTCCCTCTCTCTGCACCGGTGCGAGCTTTGGTTGCTCCGCCGAGGTTGGATGAACCGAGGAAAGAGATTGTGTTTTCgccaatttataaaaacatccctgtgctttattgaatttatttttacaataaaaaatgtGGTCCTAAATTACAATTTATACCAATTTCGCACTAAAATAGATAGCGATGAAAATATGTTCTAGATTGTAAGTGCGTATTTAGTATTTACAGCTCAACTCTTATTACCAAGTGAGAGTGCACGAGTTGAACTGTCAATTGGTAGGACATGCACTTTTgattattctatatttatagtCATTTGACAAAAGATTCATAGTCTAGTGATATTGATCTCACTGTGaaagatatattaaaaattctaagttcatatCCCGCTGGACAGTGGTGATAATGAGTTTGTAACTTGAACCTTATCACCATGTGAAAAGTGTATGGACCTGACTATCAATTGAATGGGCATACGtcattaattatattatgttaatagcatttgtaaaaaaaattaaataaaaataattagtcaTTTGCCAAATGATCTATAGTCTAACAATATTGATTTTACTGTGGAAGGTATTGATGTGgggatttaaaaattatgaattcaAGTTTCGCTGAACAATGGTGATAATGATCTATTATTGTGAGTATGGGTTTACACCTTGAACCTGGTTACTAGGTGAGAGCGCATAGACCAAACTATCAATTGCCACACTATGCATTCTTGATTATACCAAGTTTATAgcatttgtcacaaaaaaaaacaaagacaggaaaaaaagaaaaaaataactattttatttcTAGAATAAAGGATAAAAGCCGCAAGTGACACTAATACTCcaacaataaaattcaaacattttgttaatattttcaaaGTAAACCATTAAGCTAATTATACCGATTAATTTAGTCATTAAgctacaaataattaaaaacaccaCCTAACAAACCCTCTTATAGCCCTCTCTTTTCCCTTGCCTCGAGATCAATACTCTTGCCAATCCTACGGTCGAGATTCGCCCACAAGGAGCACCTAAACCCTAGAAATGGCATCCCCTAATATTCCCGCCAAATCCTTGGCGCGAGATTTGAAGCCCTAAAAAGCAATTGTCTTCGCTCCCTTTCTCGTTCCTCCATTTGAGATCCATtgaggtctctctctctctctctgatttCTCAGTCCAAAGATCGCCGCCTTCGAGAGCTtttgtgtggattctctctgTTGAGGTTAGTCTCTGCTAATTTGATCTTCTCTGGATCTCTATTTTTAGGTCCAAGAGAGAATTTTTCTAAtcccttctctttcttgttgttaatCTATGTGGATCTGTATGACGGCTTTGAATCTTGTTTCTTTTCGATTTCAATGCTTTGTTGCGCGATCAAAGATGAATTTTTTCGCTGGTTCAAGAAGAGAAAATTAGAAAATGTGATCTTTTTCACCTCTTGTGAGTttgaagaataaaattaaaagagtcTTGATGTGGCTTGGTAAGAAAAAGGATTAATTTTGTTCTTGGAGTGAAAGGATGCctgatttgattttcattttgtttcttgttgtgcCTCTTTTTCTATTAGCATATCCAGATCTGAAAATTTGAAGTCATAAGATCAAAGGAATGGGCAACTAAGGTAGTTTTAGTACTGTCCTTCGTTTTGGATGTTCAAAGGTCTGGACTTGActtctttgtaaatatttatttattttttatagccCAAGGTACTGTAGAATGTTCCTTGTGTAGCGATAGGCTGTTGAGGCTTAACATTTAGTCTCCTTTTGAGGAAATTCTTGATGATTCTTGTGCTCATTTATTTTAGTGTGTATCATAGCCGTATAGTGTGCGTTGCAGCAATAGGATTCCAAATAATTGTATTCTTGGAATTGCTTGGTCCATGCAATTAAGGAAACAAAATAATGTTTCATAAAAGCTGTCAAAAACTTAGAATGAGCTCATAATGAACTTTTTCCTGAAAGTTAACCAGGCAACAGGCTATAAATTTAGCATGTTAGTTATATATGCAAATTCTATATACTCCCTTGTTAAACTTGAAGGTGTTTAAGTTTGTAATGGTCTGTGATGGTTAAACATTTATGGTTTCTCTAGTAGTTAAGTACACTAGGAGTATAGGCAAGATATGATATAAGATATGCAAATTTTTTGGTAGGTATCCTTGCACATACATTCTTCTAAGAATAATTTAGGCTTATGCTTGCTAGACTCAATAAATGGCTAGGATAGATGTATCAGGTTTGTATGTATGATCATAACTTGAATATTTTTCTCATCAATAGGAATTGTAGAATCTCTTTTCCTTCACTATCTATTACTCAGCCTATGATCACAAAGAAAATATTTCTTGAAAAGGGTATACCATTTCAGCAAATTCACATGTTTTCCTTGGTTCTCATTATGGATAGAGGATTTCCAAACCTACTCTTTTTCTGTTACTAAACTTCTTTTGCATACATGTATGTTACTAGGTATGTTCTAAACTTCTACTTTCTTCTCAAACTCATGgcttataagtatatatatatatatatatgaatcacATCAAGGCTTATAGGAGAGGATATTTGT from Dioscorea cayenensis subsp. rotundata cultivar TDr96_F1 unplaced genomic scaffold, TDr96_F1_v2_PseudoChromosome.rev07_lg8_w22 25.fasta BLBR01001216.1, whole genome shotgun sequence includes the following:
- the LOC120255834 gene encoding outer envelope pore protein 24B, chloroplastic-like, with the protein product MKATVKGRYEGQKSSSAATVSFTTGDLRLKASITDATLLNAPSLHGLALSIEKPSAFLVDFNIPKKDVRFQFMNTVRVMEKPVSLTYTHARGDNRTALDGSMTFDPANKVSVNYVFGSGNCRVKYAYAHGELRRTVFEQCYDFSKNAWDFAVSRKFEGGDSAKATYQTSAKLLGVEWNRDSQINGSFKISASMNLAEKNMVPKLVAESTWNFEM